The following coding sequences lie in one Rutidosis leptorrhynchoides isolate AG116_Rl617_1_P2 chromosome 6, CSIRO_AGI_Rlap_v1, whole genome shotgun sequence genomic window:
- the LOC139853539 gene encoding uncharacterized protein, whose translation MKILSLNVRGFGVKGKFGWVKGICLSERPFIAAFQETKCRHLEDQWVQNLWGSDEFGYVQMEATGNSGGLLLVWDTNRFAVSKAIGNKYFLAIRGNWLGSNHDSVIVNVYGSHNNADKKELWCSLDNLLREVDTSWVVCGDFNEVRFNSERLNCRLHRSRAARFNDFIARNNLIDIPVNGKRYTHISDDGTKFSRLDRFLVNDKFMSLWDDLSIVALDRSESDHCPLILRDKVIDYGPKPFKVFDEWFCKPGVELVIKEAWVKEVRGSRMDCLFRDRLKNVKQGLKSWSKVVFGGLDAEVKNLKEKAAVLEAKAETGNIRDSERLVWLETRK comes from the coding sequence ATGAAGATACTATCTCTAAACGTTCGCGGTTTTGGGGTTAAAGGCAAGTTTGGGTGGGTTAAGGGCATCTGTTTAAGTGAACGCCCTTTCATAGCAGCTTTTCAAGAAACCAAATGTAGACACCTTGAGGATCAGTGGGTACAAAATTTGTGGGGAAGTGACGAATTCGGGTATGTGCAAATGGAAGCTACAGGCAATTCGGGTGGGCTGCTTCTTGTATGGGACACCAATAGGTTTGCGGTCAGTAAAGCTATAGGAAATAAGTATTTTCTTGCTATTAGGGGTAATTGGCTCGGGTCGAATCATGATTCCGTTATCGTAAACGTCTATGGCTCCCATAATAACGCGGATAAAAAAGAATTGTGGTGTTCTCTTGACAATCTGTTACGCGAAGTTGATACATCTTGGGTGGTTTGTGGGGATTTTAACGAGGTAAGGTTTAATTCGGAACGACTGAATTGTAGACTTCACCGATCACGAGCAGCACGCTTTAATGATTTTATCGCTAGGAACAATCTGATTGATATTCCTGTCAATGGAAAGAGGTACACGCACATTAGTGATGATGGCACCAAATTTAGTAGGCTTGATCGGTTCCTTGTAAATGATAAATTCATGAGTCTCTGGGACGACTTATCAATCGTTGCGTTGGATAGAAGTGAGTCTGACCACTGCCCACTTATTCTTAGGGATAAAGTTATCGACTATGGTCCCAAACCATTCAAAGTATTCGACGAATGGTTCTGTAAACCGGGTGTTGAGTTAGTTATAAAGGAAGCATGGGTTAAAGAGGTGCGTGGCTCTCGTATGGACTGTTTGTTTCGAGATAGGCTAAAAAACGTGAAACAAGGTTTGAAGTCCTGGAGTAAGGTTGTATTTGGTGGCCTGGATGCGGAAGTTAAAAACTTAAAAGAAAAGGCTGCTGTTCTTGAAGCTAAAGCGGAAACGGGTAATATCAGGGACTCTGAAAGGCTGGTCTGGCTGGAAACTAGAAAATAG